The following are encoded together in the Chanodichthys erythropterus isolate Z2021 chromosome 16, ASM2448905v1, whole genome shotgun sequence genome:
- the impa1 gene encoding inositol monophosphatase 1, with protein sequence MPDLWQDAMDHAVTLARKAGEIVRDALQNDLKIMCKSSSVDLVTKTDQNVEQLIITSVKEKFPEHSFIGEESVAAGEPSVLTEKPTWIVDPVDGTTNFVHGYPFVAVSIGFAVNKTLEFGVVYSCIEDKMYTARKGKGAFCNGQPLQVSDQKEINQSIIATEFGSNRDPDSIDKIFSSMRKILCLPVHGIRGVGSAAINMCLVASGCVEAYYEIGIHCWDVAAAAVIVSEAGGVLMDVEGGPMDLMSRRVVAANNSIIGERIIKEIEAFSPVRDDAPVDPSIK encoded by the exons ATGCCTGACCTTTGGCAGGATGCTATGGACCATGCCGTGACTTTGGCCAGGAAAGCAGGAGAG ATTGTGAGGGATGCTTTGCAGAATGACCTAAAGATCATGTGTAAAAGCTCTTCTGTTGACCTGGTCACTAAAACAGACCAGAATGTGGAGCAACTTATTATTACGTCCGTGAAGGAGAAGTTTCCTGAGCACAG tttcattggtGAAGAGTCAGTGGCTGCAGGAGAACCTTCTGTTTTGACTGAAAAACCAACATGGATTGTTGACCCTGTGGATGGGACCACTAACTTTGTGCATGg ATATCCATTTGTTGCTGTATCAATTGGCTTTGCTGTCAACAAAACG TTAGAGTTTGGTGTGGTATATAGCTGCATAGAAGACAAGATGTACACTGCTCGAAAAGGGAAGGGTGCATTTTGCAATGGACAGCCGCTGCAAGTGTCAGACCAAAAAG AGATAAACCAGTCAATCATCGCTACAGAGTTTGGCTCTAATAGAGATCCTGACAGCATTGATAAGATTTTCTCCAGTATGAGGAAGATCTTGTGTCTGCCAGTTCATGG GATACGTGGTGTTGGATCTGCTGCCATCAACATGTGCTTGGTTGCATCTGGTTGTGTAGAGGCCTATTATGAGATTGGGATCCACTGTTGGGATGTAGCAGCTGCGGCAGTCATAGTCTCAGAGGCAGGAGGAGTTCTCATGGATGTTGAAG GTGGACCAATGGACCTGATGTCGAGAAGAGTTGTTGCAGCTAATAACAGCATAATTGGAGAAAGAATCATTAAAGAGATAGAAGCATTTTCACCTGTTAGAGATGACGCGCCTGTAGACCCTAGTATCAAATAA
- the si:dkey-181m9.8 gene encoding uncharacterized protein si:dkey-181m9.8 isoform X2 has protein sequence MSRVTADLNFQTLLECHYCYPEDVLNDVKDVSADFPNLQLYVDYYLYPNNDKKKLVYLGGTVPVTYEGSKYNIPVCIWIHETHPKNPPRCYVCPSPSMVINAKSSNVDAHGRILLHCLNNWKIGWSNLSIVLEEMIAAFQRETPLFATYPVQNPPPHSQAKHLPAELVVQPNSVSSYGSWPHTGSSSMQKTSTTQHGASSSPVPQHASNILPKGTKSQMNLKQASETEMSGVRRSYTQELLDFGITFGAQALESNHQTNPFISPASAPTNNTSNVDDIDDMFKSLQLQRVVNMYQFSNKEKDVLHAGGAWQDWGGSPRVHPGLVDNHHKVVVSRLPVGVSPTKMKNKLTIYFQRKQNAGGEVLDVKYPAAQPDQAWVLFRNQRDAEHVLRQPDRNCTTQRTYCQIPGGVQGEKAEMFKSILSLEGCSFSSTDVLEAVQSCRDLPSALKYLCHDCPICQEQVSFNRMVTMTHCSCTFCESCFKKYFSSVIKEKNIVHAVCPLCNLPDVRGGRREDSMEYFSLLDTQIRYYLDPQIHELFQRKLRDQALQEMPNFRWCAHCCFGLLHEADRLRMDCPSCGKSTCFKCKRPWAPQHEGISCEKFKEWEQLNSPEYQNSRLEQLLSRNKIDCPKCKFRFFLARGGCLHFRCTQCQHEFCGGCSQPFKQGSACNFSIECTAKGLHAHHPRNCLYHLRDWSVLRLRTLLQHYGISHPLMFSPKDSVRRQSKGICGVMEFQETGAVKEEPCGRQAFPEYNGYCTLHYKECLVELINNNALDPVVLLDGTELRAEMNRWKVPVPDKQPLEPDQRYEDRLRQILKERVGLTSGAALGLKTAAPPTPSPSSPPAAGAPWYSILNRAVPEDSQQLLLLTD, from the exons ATGTCGCGCGTTACAGCCGATCTGAATTTTCAAACACTTCTCGAG TGTCATTACTGCTACCCAGAGGATGTTCTTAATGACGTCAAAGATGTGTCTGCAGATTTCCCAAACCTGCAGCTATACGTGGACTATTATC TCTACCCCAACAATGATAAAAAGAAGTTGGTTTATTTGGGTGGTACAGTTCCTGTTACATACGAAG GCTCCAAGTACAATATTCCAGTTTGCATCTGGATCCACGAGACCCATCCCAAAAATCCACCCAGGTGTTACGTCTGCCCTTCACCATCCATGGTTATCAATGCTAAAAGCAGCAATGTGGATGCCCATGGTCGCATTCTTCTCCACTGCCTCAACAACTGGAAGATT GGGTGGTCAAACTTATCCATAGTTCTGGAGGAGATGATTGCTGCCTTTCAGCGTGAAACTCCTCTATTTGCCACCTATCCTGTCCAAAACCCTCCACCGCATTCTCAAGCAAAACACCTGCCGGCTGAACTGGTAGTTCAACCGAATTCTGTTTCATCCTATGGCAG CTGGCCACACACAGGCAGCAGTTCAATGCAGAAGACATCAACGACTCAACACGGAGCGTCCAGTTCACCTGTGCCTCAGCATGCCAGCAACA TCCTACCCAAGGGTACAAAGTCCCAGATGAACCTGAAACAAGCCAGTGAAACAGAGATGAGTGGGGTAAGGAGATCATACACGCAAGAGTTGCTGGATTTTGGGATCACATTTGGTGCACAAGCTTTAGAGTCCAACCACCAAACAAACCCATTCATTTCTCCTGCCTCag CTCCTACCAACAATACTTCTAACGTAGATGACATAGACGACATGTTCAAAAGCCTTCAATTACAAAGAGTTGTCAACATGTACCAGTTCAGCAACAAGGAGAAAG ATGTTCTTCATGCTGGAGGAGCGTGGCAGGATTGGGGTGGTAGTCCCAGGGTTCACCCAGGTTTAGTGGACAACCATCACAAGGTGGTGGTGAGCAGGCTTCCTGTGGGCGTCTCTCCCACCAAAATGAAGAACAAGCTCACCATCTACTTCCAGAGGAAGCAGAATGCAGGAGGAGAAGTTCTGGATGTCAAATACCCTGCAGCACAGCCAGACCAGGCCTGGGTGCTCTTTAGAAATCAGAGAG ATGCAGAGCATGTTCTGAGGCAGCCTGACAGG AATTGCACTACACAAAGAACCTACTGTCAGATCCCAGGTGGTGTCCAAGGTGAGAAAGCTGAAATGTTTAAGAGCATCTTGAGTCTGGAGGGGTGCAGTTTCAGCTCCACAGATGTACTGGAAGCAGTGCAGTCATGCCGAGACCTCCCTTCTGCTCTGAAATATCTCTGCCACGATTGCCCTATATGCCAGGAGCAAGTTTCCTTCAACAGG ATGGTCACCATGACGCACTGCTCTTGCACATTCTGTGAGAGCTGTTTTAAGAAGTACTTCTCCTCTGTCATTAAGGAGAAGAATATAGTACATGCTGTGTGTCCCCTCTGTAATCTTCCCGATGTCCGAGGAGGCCGCAGGGAGGACTCTATGGAGTATTTCAGTCTACTCGACACACAG ATCAGGTATTATTTGGACCCTCAGATCCATGAGCTTTTCCAGAGGAAGCTCAGAGACCAGGCACTACAGGAAATGCCCAACTTCCGCTGGTGTGCACAT TGTTGCTTTGGGCTCCTTCATGAAGCAGACAGGCTGAGGATGGACTGCCCCAGCTGTGGGAAAAGCACATGCTTTAAATGTAAAAGGCCG TGGGCTCCACAGCATGAAGGAATCTCGTGTGAGAAGTTCAAAGAGTGGGAGCAGCTCAATAGCCCCGAGTACCAAAACTCAAGGCTGGAGCAGCTCCTCAGCAGGAACAAAATAG ACTGTCCAAAATGCAAATTTCGCTTCTTCCTGGCTAGAGGAGGCTGTCTGCATTTCAGATGCACTCAGTGCCAGCATGAATTCTGTGGAGGCTGCAGTCAGCCATTTAAACAAGGCTCT GCCTGTAATTTTTCTATCGAGTGCACAGCTAAAGGGTTACATGCTCACCATCCTCGAAACTGCCTATATCACCTGAGAGACTGGAGTGTCCTGAGACTACGGACCCTGCTGCAG CACTATGGGATATCACATCCCCTCATGTTCAGCCCCAAAGATTCAGTGAGGAGACAGTCTAAAG GCATTTGCGGTGTAATGGAGTTCCAAGAAACAGGAGCTGTGAAAGAGGAGCCATGTGGACGACAAGCTTTCCCGGAGTACAATGGTTACTGCAC GTTACATTATAAAGAGTGTCTGGTGGAGCTAATAAACAACAATGCACTGGATCCTGTGGTACTGTTAGATGGTACAGAGTTGAGGGCAGAAATGAACCGCTGGAAAGTGCCAGTCCCAGACAAACAACCTTTAGAGCCGGATCAGCGGTACGAGGACAGACTTCGGCAG ATCTTAAAAGAGAGGGTGGGTCTGACCAGCGGTGCAGCTCTTGGATTGAAGACAGCTGCTCCTCCCACACCGTCGCCCTCTTCTCCTCCTGCGGCTGGAGCTCCATGGTACTCTATCTTGAACCGTGCTGTGCCTGAGGACTCTCAGCAACTGCTGCTGCTGACTGATTGA
- the si:dkey-181m9.8 gene encoding uncharacterized protein si:dkey-181m9.8 isoform X1: MSRVTADLNFQTLLECHYCYPEDVLNDVKDVSADFPNLQLYVDYYLYPNNDKKKLVYLGGTVPVTYEGSKYNIPVCIWIHETHPKNPPRCYVCPSPSMVINAKSSNVDAHGRILLHCLNNWKIGWSNLSIVLEEMIAAFQRETPLFATYPVQNPPPHSQAKHLPAELVVQPNSVSSYGSWPHTGSSSMQKTSTTQHGASSSPVPQHASNILPKGTKSQMNLKQASETEMSGVRRSYTQELLDFGITFGAQALESNHQTNPFISPASAPTNNTSNVDDIDDMFKSLQLQRVVNMYQFSNKEKDVLHAGGAWQDWGGSPRVHPGLVDNHHKVVVSRLPVGVSPTKMKNKLTIYFQRKQNAGGEVLDVKYPAAQPDQAWVLFRNQRDAEHVLRQPDRVITINEQRFLIQLKKFEDMEIPGGVQGEKAEMFKSILSLEGCSFSSTDVLEAVQSCRDLPSALKYLCHDCPICQEQVSFNRMVTMTHCSCTFCESCFKKYFSSVIKEKNIVHAVCPLCNLPDVRGGRREDSMEYFSLLDTQIRYYLDPQIHELFQRKLRDQALQEMPNFRWCAHCCFGLLHEADRLRMDCPSCGKSTCFKCKRPWAPQHEGISCEKFKEWEQLNSPEYQNSRLEQLLSRNKIDCPKCKFRFFLARGGCLHFRCTQCQHEFCGGCSQPFKQGSACNFSIECTAKGLHAHHPRNCLYHLRDWSVLRLRTLLQHYGISHPLMFSPKDSVRRQSKGICGVMEFQETGAVKEEPCGRQAFPEYNGYCTLHYKECLVELINNNALDPVVLLDGTELRAEMNRWKVPVPDKQPLEPDQRYEDRLRQILKERVGLTSGAALGLKTAAPPTPSPSSPPAAGAPWYSILNRAVPEDSQQLLLLTD, translated from the exons ATGTCGCGCGTTACAGCCGATCTGAATTTTCAAACACTTCTCGAG TGTCATTACTGCTACCCAGAGGATGTTCTTAATGACGTCAAAGATGTGTCTGCAGATTTCCCAAACCTGCAGCTATACGTGGACTATTATC TCTACCCCAACAATGATAAAAAGAAGTTGGTTTATTTGGGTGGTACAGTTCCTGTTACATACGAAG GCTCCAAGTACAATATTCCAGTTTGCATCTGGATCCACGAGACCCATCCCAAAAATCCACCCAGGTGTTACGTCTGCCCTTCACCATCCATGGTTATCAATGCTAAAAGCAGCAATGTGGATGCCCATGGTCGCATTCTTCTCCACTGCCTCAACAACTGGAAGATT GGGTGGTCAAACTTATCCATAGTTCTGGAGGAGATGATTGCTGCCTTTCAGCGTGAAACTCCTCTATTTGCCACCTATCCTGTCCAAAACCCTCCACCGCATTCTCAAGCAAAACACCTGCCGGCTGAACTGGTAGTTCAACCGAATTCTGTTTCATCCTATGGCAG CTGGCCACACACAGGCAGCAGTTCAATGCAGAAGACATCAACGACTCAACACGGAGCGTCCAGTTCACCTGTGCCTCAGCATGCCAGCAACA TCCTACCCAAGGGTACAAAGTCCCAGATGAACCTGAAACAAGCCAGTGAAACAGAGATGAGTGGGGTAAGGAGATCATACACGCAAGAGTTGCTGGATTTTGGGATCACATTTGGTGCACAAGCTTTAGAGTCCAACCACCAAACAAACCCATTCATTTCTCCTGCCTCag CTCCTACCAACAATACTTCTAACGTAGATGACATAGACGACATGTTCAAAAGCCTTCAATTACAAAGAGTTGTCAACATGTACCAGTTCAGCAACAAGGAGAAAG ATGTTCTTCATGCTGGAGGAGCGTGGCAGGATTGGGGTGGTAGTCCCAGGGTTCACCCAGGTTTAGTGGACAACCATCACAAGGTGGTGGTGAGCAGGCTTCCTGTGGGCGTCTCTCCCACCAAAATGAAGAACAAGCTCACCATCTACTTCCAGAGGAAGCAGAATGCAGGAGGAGAAGTTCTGGATGTCAAATACCCTGCAGCACAGCCAGACCAGGCCTGGGTGCTCTTTAGAAATCAGAGAG ATGCAGAGCATGTTCTGAGGCAGCCTGACAGGGTGATTACCATTAACGAGCAGCGATTTCTTATTCAGCTGAAGAAGTTTGAGGACATGGAG ATCCCAGGTGGTGTCCAAGGTGAGAAAGCTGAAATGTTTAAGAGCATCTTGAGTCTGGAGGGGTGCAGTTTCAGCTCCACAGATGTACTGGAAGCAGTGCAGTCATGCCGAGACCTCCCTTCTGCTCTGAAATATCTCTGCCACGATTGCCCTATATGCCAGGAGCAAGTTTCCTTCAACAGG ATGGTCACCATGACGCACTGCTCTTGCACATTCTGTGAGAGCTGTTTTAAGAAGTACTTCTCCTCTGTCATTAAGGAGAAGAATATAGTACATGCTGTGTGTCCCCTCTGTAATCTTCCCGATGTCCGAGGAGGCCGCAGGGAGGACTCTATGGAGTATTTCAGTCTACTCGACACACAG ATCAGGTATTATTTGGACCCTCAGATCCATGAGCTTTTCCAGAGGAAGCTCAGAGACCAGGCACTACAGGAAATGCCCAACTTCCGCTGGTGTGCACAT TGTTGCTTTGGGCTCCTTCATGAAGCAGACAGGCTGAGGATGGACTGCCCCAGCTGTGGGAAAAGCACATGCTTTAAATGTAAAAGGCCG TGGGCTCCACAGCATGAAGGAATCTCGTGTGAGAAGTTCAAAGAGTGGGAGCAGCTCAATAGCCCCGAGTACCAAAACTCAAGGCTGGAGCAGCTCCTCAGCAGGAACAAAATAG ACTGTCCAAAATGCAAATTTCGCTTCTTCCTGGCTAGAGGAGGCTGTCTGCATTTCAGATGCACTCAGTGCCAGCATGAATTCTGTGGAGGCTGCAGTCAGCCATTTAAACAAGGCTCT GCCTGTAATTTTTCTATCGAGTGCACAGCTAAAGGGTTACATGCTCACCATCCTCGAAACTGCCTATATCACCTGAGAGACTGGAGTGTCCTGAGACTACGGACCCTGCTGCAG CACTATGGGATATCACATCCCCTCATGTTCAGCCCCAAAGATTCAGTGAGGAGACAGTCTAAAG GCATTTGCGGTGTAATGGAGTTCCAAGAAACAGGAGCTGTGAAAGAGGAGCCATGTGGACGACAAGCTTTCCCGGAGTACAATGGTTACTGCAC GTTACATTATAAAGAGTGTCTGGTGGAGCTAATAAACAACAATGCACTGGATCCTGTGGTACTGTTAGATGGTACAGAGTTGAGGGCAGAAATGAACCGCTGGAAAGTGCCAGTCCCAGACAAACAACCTTTAGAGCCGGATCAGCGGTACGAGGACAGACTTCGGCAG ATCTTAAAAGAGAGGGTGGGTCTGACCAGCGGTGCAGCTCTTGGATTGAAGACAGCTGCTCCTCCCACACCGTCGCCCTCTTCTCCTCCTGCGGCTGGAGCTCCATGGTACTCTATCTTGAACCGTGCTGTGCCTGAGGACTCTCAGCAACTGCTGCTGCTGACTGATTGA